A genomic segment from Gavia stellata isolate bGavSte3 chromosome 4, bGavSte3.hap2, whole genome shotgun sequence encodes:
- the PRPF18 gene encoding pre-mRNA-splicing factor 18 isoform X5, which translates to MDILKREISRKRQQLEEKELVGGNKKYFKRSELAKKEEEAYFQRCGYKPVNEKPSGEVQQQEEEEKPLTSSNPVLELELAEEKLPMTLSRQEVIRRLRERGEPIRLFGETDYDAFQRLRKIEILAPEVNKGLRNDLKAALDKIDQQYLNEIVGGQEAGDDDSQNDLKVHEENTTIEELEALGESLGRGDDHYDMDIITKFLKTLPADIKESITDIIKFMLQREYVKANDAYLQMAIGNAPWPIGVTMVGIHARTGREKIFSKHVAHVLNDETQRKYIQGLKRLMTICQKHFPTDPSKCVEYNAL; encoded by the exons ATGGACATCCTGAAGCGGGAGATCAGCCGGAAgcggcagcagctggaggagaaggagctcGTGGGG ggaaataagaaatatttcaaacGCAGTGAGTTAGctaaaaaagaagaggaggcgTACTTTCAGAGATGCGGCTACAAG CCTGTAAATGAGAAGCCATCTGGAGAG GTACAGCagcaagaagaggaggagaaacctCTAACTTCATCAAATCCAGTGCTGGAACTCGAACTGGCAGAAGAAAAGTTACCAATGACCCTTTCCAGACAGGAG GTTATCAGGAGGTTACGAGAGAGAGGTGAGCCGATCAGACTGTTTGGAGAAACAGACTATGATGCATTTCAACGTCTGAGGAAGATAGAAATTCTTGCACCTGAAGTGAACAAG GGCCTGAGAAATGACCTGAAGGCTGCTTTGGATAAGATTGACCAGCAGTATCTGAATGAAATTGTAGGTGGCCAAGAAGCAGGAGACGATGACTCACAGAATGACTTGAAAGTCCATGAGGAGAATACTACTATTGAAGAACTAGAA GCTCTGGGAGAATCCTTAGGACGGGGTGATGATCACTATGATATGGACATCATAACGAAGTTCTTGAAG ACACTTCCTGCAGACATCAAAGAATCAATAACAGATATTATTAAATTCATGTTGCAAAGAGAGTATGTGAAG GCAAATGATGCCTATCTTCAGATGGCTATTGGAAATGCTCCCTGGCCTATTGGTGTCACTATGGTTGGCATCCACGCTCGAACGGGTCGTGAAAAGATTTTCTCCAAGCACGTAGCCCACGTTCTCAACGATGAAACTCAAAGGAAGTATATTCAG
- the PRPF18 gene encoding pre-mRNA-splicing factor 18 isoform X2, whose protein sequence is MDILKREISRKRQQLEEKELVGGNKKYFKRSELAKKEEEAYFQRCGYKPVNEKPSGEVQQQEEEEKPLTSSNPVLELELAEEKLPMTLSRQEVIRRLRERGEPIRLFGETDYDAFQRLRKIEILAPEVNKGLRNDLKAALDKIDQQYLNEIVGGQEAGDDDSQNDLKVHEENTTIEELEALGESLGRGDDHYDMDIITKFLKFLLGVWAKELNAREDYVKRGVQGKLNSATQKQTESYLRPLFRKLRKRTLPADIKESITDIIKFMLQREYVKANDAYLQMAIGNAPWPIGVTMVGIHARTGREKIFSKHVAHVLNDETQRKYIQGLKRLMTICQKHFPTDPSKCVEYNAL, encoded by the exons ATGGACATCCTGAAGCGGGAGATCAGCCGGAAgcggcagcagctggaggagaaggagctcGTGGGG ggaaataagaaatatttcaaacGCAGTGAGTTAGctaaaaaagaagaggaggcgTACTTTCAGAGATGCGGCTACAAG CCTGTAAATGAGAAGCCATCTGGAGAG GTACAGCagcaagaagaggaggagaaacctCTAACTTCATCAAATCCAGTGCTGGAACTCGAACTGGCAGAAGAAAAGTTACCAATGACCCTTTCCAGACAGGAG GTTATCAGGAGGTTACGAGAGAGAGGTGAGCCGATCAGACTGTTTGGAGAAACAGACTATGATGCATTTCAACGTCTGAGGAAGATAGAAATTCTTGCACCTGAAGTGAACAAG GGCCTGAGAAATGACCTGAAGGCTGCTTTGGATAAGATTGACCAGCAGTATCTGAATGAAATTGTAGGTGGCCAAGAAGCAGGAGACGATGACTCACAGAATGACTTGAAAGTCCATGAGGAGAATACTACTATTGAAGAACTAGAA GCTCTGGGAGAATCCTTAGGACGGGGTGATGATCACTATGATATGGACATCATAACGAAGTTCTTGAAG TTTCTTCTTGGAGTTTGGGCTAAGGAGCTGAATGCCAGAGAAGACTACGTGAAACGGGGAGTACAGGGGAAGCTGAACAGTGCCActcaaaagcagacagaatCGTACCTGAGGCCACTCTTCAGAAAACTTCGGAAAAGG ACACTTCCTGCAGACATCAAAGAATCAATAACAGATATTATTAAATTCATGTTGCAAAGAGAGTATGTGAAG GCAAATGATGCCTATCTTCAGATGGCTATTGGAAATGCTCCCTGGCCTATTGGTGTCACTATGGTTGGCATCCACGCTCGAACGGGTCGTGAAAAGATTTTCTCCAAGCACGTAGCCCACGTTCTCAACGATGAAACTCAAAGGAAGTATATTCAG
- the PRPF18 gene encoding pre-mRNA-splicing factor 18 isoform X1 encodes MDILKREISRKRQQLEEKELVGGNKKYFKRSELAKKEEEAYFQRCGYKVQQQEEEEKPLTSSNPVLELELAEEKLPMTLSRQEVIRRLRERGEPIRLFGETDYDAFQRLRKIEILAPEVNKGLRNDLKAALDKIDQQYLNEIVGGQEAGDDDSQNDLKVHEENTTIEELEALGESLGRGDDHYDMDIITKFLKFLLGVWAKELNAREDYVKRGVQGKLNSATQKQTESYLRPLFRKLRKRTLPADIKESITDIIKFMLQREYVKANDAYLQMAIGNAPWPIGVTMVGIHARTGREKIFSKHVAHVLNDETQRKYIQGLKRLMTICQKHFPTDPSKCVEYNAL; translated from the exons ATGGACATCCTGAAGCGGGAGATCAGCCGGAAgcggcagcagctggaggagaaggagctcGTGGGG ggaaataagaaatatttcaaacGCAGTGAGTTAGctaaaaaagaagaggaggcgTACTTTCAGAGATGCGGCTACAAG GTACAGCagcaagaagaggaggagaaacctCTAACTTCATCAAATCCAGTGCTGGAACTCGAACTGGCAGAAGAAAAGTTACCAATGACCCTTTCCAGACAGGAG GTTATCAGGAGGTTACGAGAGAGAGGTGAGCCGATCAGACTGTTTGGAGAAACAGACTATGATGCATTTCAACGTCTGAGGAAGATAGAAATTCTTGCACCTGAAGTGAACAAG GGCCTGAGAAATGACCTGAAGGCTGCTTTGGATAAGATTGACCAGCAGTATCTGAATGAAATTGTAGGTGGCCAAGAAGCAGGAGACGATGACTCACAGAATGACTTGAAAGTCCATGAGGAGAATACTACTATTGAAGAACTAGAA GCTCTGGGAGAATCCTTAGGACGGGGTGATGATCACTATGATATGGACATCATAACGAAGTTCTTGAAG TTTCTTCTTGGAGTTTGGGCTAAGGAGCTGAATGCCAGAGAAGACTACGTGAAACGGGGAGTACAGGGGAAGCTGAACAGTGCCActcaaaagcagacagaatCGTACCTGAGGCCACTCTTCAGAAAACTTCGGAAAAGG ACACTTCCTGCAGACATCAAAGAATCAATAACAGATATTATTAAATTCATGTTGCAAAGAGAGTATGTGAAG GCAAATGATGCCTATCTTCAGATGGCTATTGGAAATGCTCCCTGGCCTATTGGTGTCACTATGGTTGGCATCCACGCTCGAACGGGTCGTGAAAAGATTTTCTCCAAGCACGTAGCCCACGTTCTCAACGATGAAACTCAAAGGAAGTATATTCAG
- the PRPF18 gene encoding pre-mRNA-splicing factor 18 isoform X4: MDILKREISRKRQQLEEKELVGGNKKYFKRSELAKKEEEAYFQRCGYKVQQQEEEEKPLTSSNPVLELELAEEKLPMTLSRQEVIRRLRERGEPIRLFGETDYDAFQRLRKIEILAPEVNKGLRNDLKAALDKIDQQYLNEIVGGQEAGDDDSQNDLKVHEENTTIEELEALGESLGRGDDHYDMDIITKFLKTLPADIKESITDIIKFMLQREYVKANDAYLQMAIGNAPWPIGVTMVGIHARTGREKIFSKHVAHVLNDETQRKYIQGLKRLMTICQKHFPTDPSKCVEYNAL, from the exons ATGGACATCCTGAAGCGGGAGATCAGCCGGAAgcggcagcagctggaggagaaggagctcGTGGGG ggaaataagaaatatttcaaacGCAGTGAGTTAGctaaaaaagaagaggaggcgTACTTTCAGAGATGCGGCTACAAG GTACAGCagcaagaagaggaggagaaacctCTAACTTCATCAAATCCAGTGCTGGAACTCGAACTGGCAGAAGAAAAGTTACCAATGACCCTTTCCAGACAGGAG GTTATCAGGAGGTTACGAGAGAGAGGTGAGCCGATCAGACTGTTTGGAGAAACAGACTATGATGCATTTCAACGTCTGAGGAAGATAGAAATTCTTGCACCTGAAGTGAACAAG GGCCTGAGAAATGACCTGAAGGCTGCTTTGGATAAGATTGACCAGCAGTATCTGAATGAAATTGTAGGTGGCCAAGAAGCAGGAGACGATGACTCACAGAATGACTTGAAAGTCCATGAGGAGAATACTACTATTGAAGAACTAGAA GCTCTGGGAGAATCCTTAGGACGGGGTGATGATCACTATGATATGGACATCATAACGAAGTTCTTGAAG ACACTTCCTGCAGACATCAAAGAATCAATAACAGATATTATTAAATTCATGTTGCAAAGAGAGTATGTGAAG GCAAATGATGCCTATCTTCAGATGGCTATTGGAAATGCTCCCTGGCCTATTGGTGTCACTATGGTTGGCATCCACGCTCGAACGGGTCGTGAAAAGATTTTCTCCAAGCACGTAGCCCACGTTCTCAACGATGAAACTCAAAGGAAGTATATTCAG
- the PRPF18 gene encoding pre-mRNA-splicing factor 18 isoform X6 encodes MDILKREISRKRQQLEEKELVGGNKKYFKRSELAKKEEEAYFQRCGYKVQQQEEEEKPLTSSNPVLELELAEEKLPMTLSRQEVIRRLRERGEPIRLFGETDYDAFQRLRKIEILAPEVNKGLRNDLKAALDKIDQQYLNEIVGGQEAGDDDSQNDLKVHEENTTIEELEALGESLGRGDDHYDMDIITKFLKANDAYLQMAIGNAPWPIGVTMVGIHARTGREKIFSKHVAHVLNDETQRKYIQGLKRLMTICQKHFPTDPSKCVEYNAL; translated from the exons ATGGACATCCTGAAGCGGGAGATCAGCCGGAAgcggcagcagctggaggagaaggagctcGTGGGG ggaaataagaaatatttcaaacGCAGTGAGTTAGctaaaaaagaagaggaggcgTACTTTCAGAGATGCGGCTACAAG GTACAGCagcaagaagaggaggagaaacctCTAACTTCATCAAATCCAGTGCTGGAACTCGAACTGGCAGAAGAAAAGTTACCAATGACCCTTTCCAGACAGGAG GTTATCAGGAGGTTACGAGAGAGAGGTGAGCCGATCAGACTGTTTGGAGAAACAGACTATGATGCATTTCAACGTCTGAGGAAGATAGAAATTCTTGCACCTGAAGTGAACAAG GGCCTGAGAAATGACCTGAAGGCTGCTTTGGATAAGATTGACCAGCAGTATCTGAATGAAATTGTAGGTGGCCAAGAAGCAGGAGACGATGACTCACAGAATGACTTGAAAGTCCATGAGGAGAATACTACTATTGAAGAACTAGAA GCTCTGGGAGAATCCTTAGGACGGGGTGATGATCACTATGATATGGACATCATAACGAAGTTCTTGAAG GCAAATGATGCCTATCTTCAGATGGCTATTGGAAATGCTCCCTGGCCTATTGGTGTCACTATGGTTGGCATCCACGCTCGAACGGGTCGTGAAAAGATTTTCTCCAAGCACGTAGCCCACGTTCTCAACGATGAAACTCAAAGGAAGTATATTCAG
- the PRPF18 gene encoding pre-mRNA-splicing factor 18 isoform X3 — protein sequence MDILKREISRKRQQLEEKELVGGNKKYFKRSELAKKEEEAYFQRCGYKVQQQEEEEKPLTSSNPVLELELAEEKLPMTLSRQEVIRRLRERGEPIRLFGETDYDAFQRLRKIEILAPEVNKGLRNDLKAALDKIDQQYLNEIVGGQEAGDDDSQNDLKVHEENTTIEELEALGESLGRGDDHYDMDIITKFLKFLLGVWAKELNAREDYVKRGVQGKLNSATQKQTESYLRPLFRKLRKRANDAYLQMAIGNAPWPIGVTMVGIHARTGREKIFSKHVAHVLNDETQRKYIQGLKRLMTICQKHFPTDPSKCVEYNAL from the exons ATGGACATCCTGAAGCGGGAGATCAGCCGGAAgcggcagcagctggaggagaaggagctcGTGGGG ggaaataagaaatatttcaaacGCAGTGAGTTAGctaaaaaagaagaggaggcgTACTTTCAGAGATGCGGCTACAAG GTACAGCagcaagaagaggaggagaaacctCTAACTTCATCAAATCCAGTGCTGGAACTCGAACTGGCAGAAGAAAAGTTACCAATGACCCTTTCCAGACAGGAG GTTATCAGGAGGTTACGAGAGAGAGGTGAGCCGATCAGACTGTTTGGAGAAACAGACTATGATGCATTTCAACGTCTGAGGAAGATAGAAATTCTTGCACCTGAAGTGAACAAG GGCCTGAGAAATGACCTGAAGGCTGCTTTGGATAAGATTGACCAGCAGTATCTGAATGAAATTGTAGGTGGCCAAGAAGCAGGAGACGATGACTCACAGAATGACTTGAAAGTCCATGAGGAGAATACTACTATTGAAGAACTAGAA GCTCTGGGAGAATCCTTAGGACGGGGTGATGATCACTATGATATGGACATCATAACGAAGTTCTTGAAG TTTCTTCTTGGAGTTTGGGCTAAGGAGCTGAATGCCAGAGAAGACTACGTGAAACGGGGAGTACAGGGGAAGCTGAACAGTGCCActcaaaagcagacagaatCGTACCTGAGGCCACTCTTCAGAAAACTTCGGAAAAGG GCAAATGATGCCTATCTTCAGATGGCTATTGGAAATGCTCCCTGGCCTATTGGTGTCACTATGGTTGGCATCCACGCTCGAACGGGTCGTGAAAAGATTTTCTCCAAGCACGTAGCCCACGTTCTCAACGATGAAACTCAAAGGAAGTATATTCAG